A stretch of Paracoccus sp. MA DNA encodes these proteins:
- a CDS encoding tripartite tricarboxylate transporter TctB family protein, whose translation MSAHRHESPRRRDTAALIIAAGLVVAGGVMLWDSARLADLGGYSGIGPASVPRVVGFGLLGLAVWTAIEALRGDFPERPPQNAAPVLWIVAGLALQLMLLHTTGFSIATGILFGFTARAFGKRNLAMTIPVGIVFAFVVWVVFSQLLMLHLPAGPLEHLAFPRG comes from the coding sequence ATGAGCGCGCACCGCCATGAATCGCCGCGCCGCCGGGATACGGCGGCGCTGATCATCGCCGCCGGGCTGGTGGTGGCCGGCGGCGTGATGCTGTGGGACAGCGCGCGCCTGGCCGATCTGGGCGGCTATTCCGGCATCGGCCCGGCCAGCGTGCCGCGCGTGGTCGGCTTCGGCCTGCTGGGCCTGGCCGTCTGGACCGCCATCGAGGCGCTGCGCGGCGATTTCCCCGAACGCCCGCCGCAGAACGCCGCGCCGGTGCTGTGGATCGTCGCGGGCCTGGCCCTGCAGCTGATGCTGCTGCACACGACCGGCTTTTCCATCGCCACCGGCATTCTCTTCGGCTTTACCGCCCGGGCCTTCGGCAAGCGCAACCTGGCGATGACCATTCCCGTCGGCATCGTCTTCGCCTTCGTGGTCTGGGTCGTCTTCTCGCAACTTCTGATGCTGCACCTGCCCGCCGGGCCGCTTGAGCATCTGGCTTTTCCGCGGGGCTGA
- a CDS encoding tripartite tricarboxylate transporter permease: MSAFEFLLQGLGTAAEPMMLLYALIGVTLGTAVGVLPGIGPALTVALLLPVTYRLDPAGSLIMFAGIYYGGMYGGSTTSILLNTPGESASIITALEGNKMARKGRGGPALATAAIGSFIAGLIATLLLAFLAPSIVKLALVFGPREYFALMVLAFVTVSAAFGDSALRGLTSLFLGLALACVGIDQLTGQARLSFGTPELLDGIEVTTMAVAMFAVGEALFIAGQRNQQEDEVTAVKGSIWMSARDWARSWKPWLRGTFIGFPIGAMPAGGAEIGTFLSYATEKKLTKHPEEFGQGAIEGVAGPEAANNASAAGTLVPLLTLGLPTSATAAIMLAGFQQFGLQPGPLLFATNPTLVWGLIASLLIANAMLLVLNLPMIGLWVKLLTVPKPWLYAGILLFATLGTIGANPSAFELGMLLGFGVLGYVMRLFGYPIAPIVVGLILGPLAEQQLRRALSISQGDWTTLVQSPIAAALLGIAALALIVPLILRARGKGEVLSQLAGEED, encoded by the coding sequence ATGAGCGCATTCGAATTCCTGCTGCAGGGGCTCGGCACCGCCGCCGAGCCGATGATGCTGCTTTACGCGCTGATCGGCGTGACGCTGGGCACCGCCGTCGGCGTGCTGCCGGGCATCGGTCCGGCGCTGACCGTGGCGCTGCTGCTGCCCGTCACCTACCGGCTGGACCCGGCTGGCTCGCTCATCATGTTCGCCGGCATCTATTACGGCGGCATGTATGGCGGCTCGACCACCTCGATCCTTCTGAACACGCCGGGCGAAAGCGCCTCGATCATCACCGCGCTGGAAGGCAACAAGATGGCCCGCAAGGGCCGCGGCGGGCCGGCGCTCGCCACCGCGGCCATCGGGTCCTTCATCGCCGGGCTCATCGCGACGCTGCTTCTGGCCTTCCTGGCGCCCAGCATCGTCAAGCTGGCGCTGGTCTTCGGTCCGCGCGAATATTTCGCGCTGATGGTACTGGCCTTCGTCACCGTCTCGGCCGCCTTCGGCGATTCGGCGCTGCGCGGGCTGACCTCGCTGTTCCTGGGCCTGGCGCTGGCCTGCGTCGGCATCGATCAGCTGACCGGGCAGGCGCGGCTGTCCTTCGGCACGCCCGAGCTGCTGGACGGGATCGAAGTCACCACCATGGCCGTCGCCATGTTCGCCGTGGGCGAGGCGCTGTTCATCGCCGGCCAGCGCAACCAGCAGGAGGACGAGGTGACGGCCGTCAAGGGCTCGATCTGGATGAGCGCGCGCGACTGGGCGCGGTCCTGGAAGCCCTGGCTGCGCGGCACCTTCATCGGCTTTCCCATCGGCGCCATGCCGGCCGGCGGGGCCGAGATCGGCACCTTCCTGTCCTATGCCACCGAGAAGAAGCTGACCAAGCACCCCGAGGAATTCGGCCAAGGCGCCATCGAAGGCGTGGCCGGACCCGAGGCCGCCAACAACGCCAGCGCCGCCGGCACGCTGGTGCCCCTGCTGACGCTGGGCCTGCCGACCTCGGCCACGGCGGCGATCATGCTGGCGGGCTTCCAGCAGTTCGGGCTGCAGCCCGGCCCGCTGCTCTTCGCCACCAACCCCACGCTGGTCTGGGGGCTGATCGCCTCGCTCCTGATCGCGAACGCCATGCTTCTGGTGCTGAACCTGCCGATGATCGGGTTGTGGGTAAAGCTGCTGACGGTGCCGAAGCCCTGGCTTTACGCCGGCATCCTGCTGTTCGCGACGCTGGGCACCATCGGCGCCAACCCCTCGGCCTTCGAGCTGGGGATGCTGCTGGGCTTCGGCGTGCTGGGCTATGTGATGCGGCTCTTCGGCTATCCGATCGCGCCGATCGTGGTCGGGCTGATCCTTGGCCCGCTGGCCGAGCAGCAGCTGCGCCGGGCGCTGTCCATCAGCCAAGGCGACTGGACCACGCTGGTGCAGTCCCCCATCGCGGCCGCGCTGCTGGGCATCGCCGCGCTGGCGCTGATCGTGCCGCTGATCCTGCGCGCCCGCGGCAAGGGCGAGGTGCTGAGCCAGCTCGCCGGCGAAGAGGACTGA
- a CDS encoding glycosyltransferase, which translates to MRPDQIPPASAVPARQIIAALVVTHDRLERLRVTLSRLLAQDLDHVLVFDNASGDGTRDYLGGINDPRLIAVHHPVNLGGAGGFARGLRQVVETLDPDWVVLMDDDGRPAPGQIAHFRSLDLRGWDALGAAVLTPGGQVCEMNRPYRNPFWRLPEFLRTLAGAGRRGFHLGDDDYGPDGGPVEIDMTSFVGLFLSRASIARAGYPDERLFIYGDDQLYTLEMRRKGLRIGFLPEIRFEHDTGSIQSGGHLVLRPMWKVYYMYRNALLAYRVAAGPWFWPLLPVLALRWRGKARHYGPDAARYRRILQRAFRDGLHQRLDRPHSEIVALAGKRD; encoded by the coding sequence ATGCGTCCAGACCAGATTCCGCCCGCCAGCGCGGTCCCCGCACGCCAGATCATCGCGGCGCTGGTCGTCACGCATGACCGGCTGGAGCGGCTGCGCGTCACGCTCTCGCGCCTGCTGGCCCAGGACCTGGATCATGTGCTGGTCTTCGACAACGCCTCGGGCGACGGCACGCGGGACTATCTGGGCGGCATCAACGATCCCCGGCTGATCGCCGTGCATCACCCGGTCAACCTGGGCGGCGCCGGCGGCTTCGCGCGCGGGCTGCGCCAGGTGGTCGAGACGCTGGACCCCGACTGGGTGGTGCTGATGGACGACGACGGCCGCCCCGCCCCGGGCCAGATCGCGCATTTCCGCAGCCTGGACCTGCGGGGCTGGGACGCGCTGGGGGCGGCGGTGCTGACGCCCGGGGGCCAAGTCTGCGAGATGAACCGGCCCTATCGCAACCCGTTCTGGCGGCTGCCGGAATTCCTGCGCACCCTCGCCGGCGCCGGGCGGCGCGGCTTTCACCTGGGCGACGACGATTACGGCCCCGACGGCGGACCGGTCGAGATCGACATGACCTCTTTTGTCGGGCTGTTCCTGTCGCGCGCCAGCATCGCCCGCGCCGGCTATCCCGACGAGCGGCTGTTCATCTATGGCGACGACCAGCTTTATACGCTGGAAATGCGCCGCAAGGGCCTGCGCATCGGCTTCCTGCCCGAGATCCGGTTCGAGCATGACACCGGCTCGATCCAGTCCGGCGGGCATCTGGTGCTGCGGCCGATGTGGAAGGTCTATTACATGTATCGCAACGCGCTGCTGGCCTATCGCGTCGCGGCGGGACCGTGGTTCTGGCCGCTTCTGCCGGTGCTGGCGCTGCGCTGGCGCGGCAAGGCGCGGCATTACGGCCCGGACGCGGCGCGCTATCGCAGGATCCTGCAGCGCGCCTTCCGCGACGGGCTGCACCAGAGGCTGGACCGCCCGCATTCGGAAATCGTCGCGCTGGCAGGCAAGCGCGACTAG
- a CDS encoding alpha/beta hydrolase yields MIRDPQVLDFIARTEAAYPPEANAASAAENRRFYDAMCAVFRAPRPPGLKVEDRRIGGVPCRVYGAETRVAVAYVHGGGFVVGGLDSHDDICAEIADATGLQVVAVDYRLAPEHRWPAQIADVQAVWDALDRPAVIAGDSAGGLLAAALCLSRRGARQPLGQVLVYPGLGGDGSAPSYRENAEAPLLRTEDLAGYHTALHGKGPVDPLARPLQADSLAGLAPGFVVTADVDPLRDDGRDYARRLRVEGVAAHWRNEPELPHGYLRARRRSDRARRSFQAILVAIRQFADRA; encoded by the coding sequence ATGATCCGCGATCCGCAGGTGCTGGACTTCATCGCCCGGACCGAGGCCGCCTATCCGCCCGAGGCGAACGCGGCCAGCGCCGCCGAGAACCGCCGCTTCTACGATGCGATGTGCGCTGTCTTTCGCGCCCCGCGCCCGCCCGGCCTGAAGGTCGAGGATCGCCGCATCGGCGGCGTGCCCTGCCGCGTCTATGGCGCGGAGACCCGCGTGGCCGTGGCCTATGTGCATGGCGGCGGTTTCGTGGTCGGCGGGCTCGACAGCCATGACGATATTTGCGCCGAGATTGCCGATGCCACCGGCTTGCAGGTCGTCGCGGTCGATTACCGGCTGGCGCCCGAGCATCGCTGGCCGGCGCAGATCGCGGATGTGCAGGCGGTCTGGGACGCGCTGGACCGTCCCGCCGTCATCGCGGGCGACAGCGCGGGCGGGTTGCTGGCCGCCGCGCTTTGCCTGTCGCGTCGCGGGGCGCGGCAGCCGCTGGGGCAGGTGCTGGTCTATCCCGGCCTTGGCGGCGACGGCAGCGCGCCCTCCTATCGCGAGAATGCCGAGGCGCCCCTGCTGCGGACCGAGGATCTGGCCGGCTATCACACCGCGCTGCATGGCAAAGGCCCCGTCGATCCGCTGGCGCGTCCCCTGCAGGCCGACAGCCTGGCCGGCTTGGCGCCGGGTTTCGTCGTCACCGCCGATGTCGATCCGCTGCGCGACGACGGGCGCGACTATGCGCGGCGGCTGCGGGTCGAGGGCGTCGCGGCGCATTGGCGCAACGAGCCGGAGCTGCCCCATGGCTATCTGCGCGCCCGCCGCCGCAGCGACCGGGCGCGGCGCAGCTTCCAGGCGATCCTGGTCGCGATCCGGCAATTCGCGGACCGGGCCTAG
- a CDS encoding ABC transporter ATP-binding protein, whose product MLLNIEKLKVEARREEGWTPILHGVDLQVARGEVVGLIGESGAGKSTLGLAALGFAQGGLRFAGGRVILDGTDLLQLPERRRRAFRGRRVAYVAQSAAASFNPAWRLLDQFCEGPAIHHTADRAESEAFARQLYAAMHLPDPEHFGLRFPHQVSGGQLQRAMVAMAMACKPDLIVFDEPTTALDVTTQIGVLAAIRQAVETTGTAAIYITHDLAVVAQMADRIKVMRHGREVEDAPTRRMIEAPAQEYTRSLWAVREFRRPPRTLPQASAPTISIREVTAGYSSLDVLSEVSFDIPRGATVAVVGESGSGKSTTARAITGLLPPRAGSIALNGTPLPPRLAQRRLEQKRAVQMIYQMADTALNPRQTIRQILSRPLQFYLGLTGRARETRLHELMEQIELEPARFLDRLPGELSGGQKQRIGIARALAADPEFIICDEVTSALDQLVAEGILRLLSKVQDETGVSYMFITHDIATVRAIADEVVVMKGGRVMDKGLRSEVLDPPRHAYTRELLASVPQMDPDWLTRRIAEGRIAEGAA is encoded by the coding sequence ATGCTGCTGAACATCGAAAAGCTGAAGGTCGAGGCGCGGCGCGAGGAAGGCTGGACCCCGATCCTGCACGGCGTCGACCTGCAGGTCGCCCGGGGCGAGGTCGTCGGGCTGATCGGCGAATCCGGGGCCGGGAAGTCCACGCTGGGCCTTGCGGCGCTGGGTTTCGCGCAGGGCGGGCTGCGCTTTGCCGGCGGGCGGGTGATCCTCGACGGCACCGACCTGCTGCAATTGCCCGAGCGCCGGCGCCGCGCCTTTCGCGGCCGCCGGGTGGCCTATGTCGCGCAATCGGCGGCGGCAAGCTTCAACCCGGCATGGCGGCTTCTGGACCAGTTCTGCGAGGGGCCGGCGATCCACCACACGGCGGACCGCGCGGAATCCGAAGCCTTCGCGCGCCAGCTCTACGCCGCCATGCACCTGCCCGACCCGGAGCATTTCGGGCTGCGCTTTCCGCATCAGGTCTCGGGCGGGCAGTTGCAGCGGGCGATGGTCGCCATGGCCATGGCCTGCAAGCCCGACCTGATCGTCTTTGACGAGCCGACCACGGCGCTGGACGTGACCACGCAGATCGGCGTGCTGGCGGCGATCCGGCAGGCGGTCGAGACCACGGGCACGGCGGCGATCTACATCACCCACGACCTGGCCGTGGTCGCCCAGATGGCCGACCGCATCAAGGTCATGCGCCACGGCCGCGAGGTCGAGGACGCACCGACCCGCCGGATGATCGAGGCGCCGGCGCAGGAGTACACCCGCTCGCTCTGGGCGGTGCGCGAGTTCCGCCGGCCGCCGCGCACCCTGCCGCAGGCCAGCGCGCCGACGATCAGCATCCGCGAGGTGACGGCGGGCTATTCCTCGCTGGACGTGCTCAGCGAGGTCAGCTTCGACATCCCGCGCGGCGCCACCGTGGCGGTGGTGGGCGAATCCGGCTCGGGCAAGTCCACCACGGCGCGGGCGATCACCGGGCTGCTGCCGCCGCGCGCCGGCAGCATCGCGCTGAACGGCACGCCCCTGCCGCCGCGCCTGGCGCAGCGCAGGCTGGAACAGAAGCGGGCGGTGCAGATGATCTATCAGATGGCCGACACGGCGCTGAACCCGCGCCAGACCATCCGGCAGATCCTGTCGCGGCCCCTGCAATTCTACCTGGGCCTGACCGGCCGCGCGCGCGAGACGCGGCTGCATGAGCTGATGGAGCAGATCGAGCTGGAACCGGCGCGCTTCCTCGACCGCCTGCCGGGCGAGCTGTCGGGCGGGCAGAAGCAGCGCATCGGCATCGCCCGCGCGCTGGCCGCCGATCCTGAATTCATCATCTGCGACGAGGTGACCAGCGCGCTGGACCAGCTGGTGGCCGAGGGCATCCTGCGGCTGCTCAGCAAGGTGCAGGACGAAACCGGCGTCAGCTACATGTTCATCACCCATGACATCGCCACCGTCCGCGCCATCGCCGACGAAGTGGTGGTGATGAAGGGCGGCCGGGTCATGGACAAGGGCTTGAGGTCCGAGGTGCTGGACCCGCCGCGCCATGCCTATACCCGCGAATTGCTGGCCTCGGTGCCGCAGATGGACCCGGACTGGCTGACGCGCCGCATCGCCGAGGGCCGCATCGCCGAGGGCGCGGCATGA
- a CDS encoding ABC transporter permease — MIRMLKTMPPTAILGVLVIAAYAVIALFAPLLAPHAEAQIVGAQFEPWSAAYPLGTDTLGRDMLSRLIWGARNTVGVALVTTALAFGIGAIAGLLAAALGGWVDLALSRLVDVLMAVPALILTLLALSALGPGVANLVVVVAILDSTRVFRLARATAMNVMVMDYVEAAQLRGEGTWWIISREVLPNISAPLIAEFGLRFCFVFLTISALSFLGLGLPPPMADWGAMVRDNAALITFGDITPLLPAACIAVLTVSVNFVVDWMLHRASGLKD, encoded by the coding sequence ATGATCCGGATGCTGAAAACCATGCCGCCGACTGCGATCCTGGGGGTTCTGGTCATCGCCGCCTATGCGGTGATCGCGCTCTTCGCGCCGCTGCTGGCCCCCCATGCCGAGGCGCAGATCGTCGGCGCCCAGTTCGAGCCGTGGAGCGCCGCCTATCCCCTTGGCACCGACACGCTGGGCCGGGACATGCTGTCGCGGCTGATCTGGGGCGCGCGCAATACCGTGGGCGTGGCGCTGGTCACCACGGCGCTGGCCTTCGGCATCGGCGCCATTGCCGGACTGCTGGCGGCGGCGCTTGGCGGCTGGGTCGATCTGGCGCTGTCGCGGCTGGTCGACGTGCTGATGGCGGTGCCGGCGCTGATCCTGACGCTGCTGGCCCTGTCGGCGCTGGGGCCGGGGGTGGCGAACCTGGTCGTGGTGGTGGCGATCCTCGATTCCACGCGGGTCTTTCGCCTGGCCCGTGCCACGGCGATGAACGTCATGGTGATGGACTATGTCGAGGCGGCGCAGCTGCGCGGCGAGGGCACCTGGTGGATCATCAGCCGCGAGGTGCTGCCGAACATCTCGGCGCCGCTGATCGCCGAGTTCGGGCTGCGGTTCTGCTTCGTGTTCCTGACCATCTCGGCGCTCAGCTTCCTGGGCCTCGGCCTGCCGCCGCCGATGGCGGACTGGGGCGCGATGGTGCGCGACAATGCGGCGCTGATCACCTTCGGCGACATCACGCCGCTGCTGCCCGCCGCCTGCATCGCCGTGCTGACGGTCTCGGTCAATTTCGTGGTGGACTGGATGCTGCACCGCGCCTCGGGTCTGAAGGACTGA
- a CDS encoding ABC transporter permease, with protein MSAAEARRRPILRMIAGRLGIGVFTLFVISVLIFLAVSLLPGDIAQQVLGQSATPETVAAFRRELGLDQPLAWRYLDWVGGVLSGDFGRSLANGRPVADLLAARLGNTLFLAAYAAVIAVPLAVGLGLLAALWRGSWFDRIANVATLSAISFPEFFIAYILMFWLSVRMGWFPSIADPGASPRLAEMLGRAFLPAITLVLVVTAHMMRMTRAAVVNVLGAPYVTMARLKGVSRWRVVTRHALPNALAPIVNVVALNVAWLITGVVIVEVVFVYPGLGQLMVDSVTNRDIPVVQACALIFAAVYILLNLLADVLAIATNPRLLHPR; from the coding sequence ATGAGCGCCGCCGAGGCCCGGCGGCGGCCCATCCTGAGGATGATCGCGGGCCGGCTGGGCATCGGGGTCTTTACGCTCTTCGTCATCTCGGTGCTGATCTTCCTGGCCGTCAGCCTGTTGCCCGGCGATATCGCCCAGCAGGTGCTGGGCCAGTCCGCCACGCCCGAGACCGTCGCCGCCTTCCGGCGCGAGCTTGGGCTGGATCAGCCCCTGGCCTGGCGCTATCTCGACTGGGTCGGCGGGGTGTTGTCGGGCGATTTCGGCCGCTCGCTGGCCAATGGCCGGCCGGTGGCGGACCTGCTGGCCGCGCGGCTGGGCAACACGCTGTTCCTGGCCGCCTATGCGGCGGTGATCGCGGTGCCGCTGGCGGTGGGGCTGGGCCTGCTCGCCGCTTTGTGGCGCGGCAGCTGGTTCGACCGCATCGCCAATGTGGCAACGCTGTCGGCGATCTCGTTTCCGGAATTCTTCATCGCCTATATCCTGATGTTCTGGCTGTCGGTCAGGATGGGCTGGTTCCCCTCGATCGCCGATCCCGGCGCCTCGCCGCGGCTGGCCGAGATGCTGGGCCGCGCCTTCCTGCCCGCGATCACGCTGGTCCTGGTGGTGACCGCCCACATGATGCGGATGACGCGGGCGGCGGTGGTCAACGTGCTGGGCGCGCCCTATGTCACCATGGCGCGGCTGAAAGGGGTGTCGCGCTGGCGCGTCGTCACCCGCCACGCCCTGCCGAACGCGCTGGCCCCCATCGTCAACGTGGTGGCGCTGAACGTGGCCTGGCTGATCACCGGCGTCGTCATCGTCGAGGTTGTCTTCGTCTATCCCGGCCTCGGTCAGCTGATGGTGGACAGCGTCACCAACCGCGACATTCCGGTGGTGCAGGCCTGCGCGCTGATCTTCGCCGCGGTCTATATCCTGCTGAACCTGCTGGCCGACGTTCTGGCGATCGCCACGAACCCCCGCCTGCTGCATCCGAGGTAA
- a CDS encoding carnitine 3-dehydrogenase yields the protein MKIAAIGGGVIGGGWIARFILSGHDVAVHDPHPEAQRIVGEVLANATRAWERLFQAPLPRPGRILWADSLAEAVRDADYIQESVPERLELKHRIIAEIEAAAPGTALIGSSTSGFKPSELRQGARHPARILVAHPFNPVYLLPVVEVVGGGAAADRACEILTEIGMKPVRIAREIDAHIGDRLLEAVWREALWLVHDGIATTEEIDDIIRFGFGLRWAQMGLFETYRIAGGEAGMRHFLGQFGPALKWPWTKLMEVPDLDEALIDRIAGQSDAQSGRHSIRELERIRDDNLVGIFQALKANDWGVGQTVRAQEDGFYARAPVRAEGYPLRIHQARVTGGWVDYNGHMTEFRYLQVLGDATDAFLIHIGLDADYRAQGRSAYTVETHIRHLAEVKAGELLTVETRLLGHDAKRFRLHHAILREDGSEAATGEHMLLHVDTGEGRAIPMPPALLEALDRVAAQDGAPHPDHAGAGIRPIRQKEATA from the coding sequence ATGAAGATCGCGGCAATCGGCGGCGGGGTCATCGGCGGCGGCTGGATCGCCCGCTTCATCCTCTCGGGGCATGACGTGGCGGTCCACGACCCCCACCCCGAGGCGCAGCGCATCGTCGGCGAGGTGCTGGCGAATGCCACCCGCGCCTGGGAAAGGCTGTTCCAGGCGCCGCTGCCCCGGCCGGGGCGCATCCTCTGGGCCGACTCGCTGGCCGAGGCGGTCCGGGACGCGGACTATATCCAGGAAAGCGTGCCCGAGCGGCTGGAGCTGAAGCACCGCATCATCGCCGAGATCGAGGCCGCCGCGCCCGGGACGGCGCTGATCGGCTCCTCGACCTCGGGCTTCAAGCCGTCCGAGTTGCGGCAGGGGGCGCGGCATCCCGCCCGCATCCTCGTCGCCCATCCGTTCAATCCGGTCTATCTCTTGCCGGTGGTCGAGGTCGTGGGCGGCGGCGCGGCGGCGGATCGCGCCTGCGAGATCCTGACCGAAATCGGCATGAAGCCGGTCCGGATCGCGCGCGAGATCGACGCCCATATCGGCGACCGCCTGCTGGAAGCCGTCTGGCGCGAGGCGCTGTGGCTGGTCCATGACGGCATCGCCACCACCGAGGAGATCGACGACATCATCCGCTTCGGCTTCGGCCTGCGCTGGGCGCAGATGGGCCTGTTCGAGACCTATCGCATCGCCGGCGGCGAGGCCGGGATGCGGCATTTCCTGGGCCAGTTCGGCCCGGCGCTGAAATGGCCCTGGACCAAGCTGATGGAGGTGCCCGACCTCGACGAGGCGCTGATCGACCGTATCGCCGGCCAGTCCGACGCGCAGTCGGGCCGGCATTCGATCCGCGAGCTGGAGCGGATCCGCGACGACAACCTGGTCGGCATCTTCCAAGCGCTCAAGGCGAACGACTGGGGTGTCGGCCAGACCGTGCGCGCGCAGGAGGACGGCTTCTATGCCCGCGCGCCCGTGCGGGCCGAGGGCTATCCGCTGCGCATCCATCAGGCCCGCGTGACCGGCGGCTGGGTCGACTACAACGGCCACATGACCGAGTTCCGCTATCTGCAGGTGCTGGGCGATGCGACGGACGCCTTCCTGATCCATATCGGGCTGGATGCCGATTACCGGGCGCAGGGCCGCTCGGCCTATACGGTCGAGACCCATATCCGCCACCTGGCCGAGGTGAAGGCCGGCGAGCTTTTGACCGTCGAGACCCGGCTGCTGGGCCATGACGCCAAACGCTTCCGCCTGCATCACGCCATCCTGCGCGAGGACGGCAGCGAGGCCGCGACCGGCGAGCACATGCTGCTGCATGTCGATACCGGCGAGGGCCGCGCCATCCCGATGCCGCCGGCGCTGCTGGAGGCGTTGGACCGGGTGGCCGCGCAGGACGGCGCGCCGCATCCCGACCATGCCGGCGCCGGCATCCGCCCGATCCGCCAGAAGGAGGCCACCGCATGA
- a CDS encoding ABC transporter substrate-binding protein has protein sequence MSINLTSRGLTRRGLLAGAAGMAAAGLILPRGARAQEAKRGGRLRIGHLGGATSDTLDPATYAAGPVVTAMLAVCNNLVEIDAKGQAVPELAEFEPDAEARVWTFRLKDGVTFSDGRKVTARDVIASFDHHRGADTKSGAKGSLEQVKEIRADGDNVVVFELTSGNADFAYLTSDYHFVIMPANEDGTLDWQSGLGTGGYVLENFEPGVRITLKRRDDYWKPDRAWFDEAVLLTINDATARQNALMTGEVDVINSPDLATLHLLQRRPGLQLVEVTGTAHYTMPMFCDQAPFTDPNLRLALKYAIDRQEVLDKVLRGHGQIANDSPIAPANRFFAADLPQRAYDPDKAKHYLKQAGMEGLKVEISASDAASVGALDMVQLFQQSAKAAGIELTVKREPDDGYWSNVWLKKPFCVSYWNGRPTEDDMFSLVYARGAEWNESHWDNERFNELLLKARAELDDSLRAEMYREMQGLVSEDGGTIIPIFVNYIDVANDKVAHGEVASNRFLDGWKIVERWWQA, from the coding sequence ATGAGCATCAATCTGACGAGTCGGGGGCTGACAAGGCGGGGCTTGCTGGCCGGCGCGGCGGGCATGGCGGCGGCGGGGCTGATCCTGCCGCGCGGCGCGCGGGCGCAGGAGGCGAAGCGCGGCGGCAGGCTGCGCATCGGCCATCTGGGCGGTGCGACCTCGGACACGCTGGACCCGGCGACCTATGCCGCCGGCCCGGTGGTGACGGCGATGCTGGCGGTCTGCAACAACCTGGTCGAGATCGACGCCAAGGGCCAGGCCGTGCCCGAACTGGCCGAGTTCGAGCCCGATGCCGAGGCCCGGGTCTGGACCTTCCGCCTGAAGGACGGCGTCACCTTCTCGGACGGGCGCAAGGTCACGGCGCGGGACGTGATCGCGTCCTTCGACCACCATCGCGGTGCCGATACCAAGTCCGGCGCCAAGGGCTCGCTGGAGCAGGTCAAGGAGATCCGCGCCGACGGCGACAATGTCGTGGTGTTCGAGCTGACCTCAGGCAATGCCGATTTCGCCTATCTGACTTCGGACTATCACTTCGTCATCATGCCGGCGAACGAGGACGGCACGCTGGACTGGCAGTCGGGCCTGGGCACCGGCGGCTATGTGCTGGAGAATTTCGAGCCCGGCGTGCGTATCACGCTCAAGCGCCGCGACGATTACTGGAAGCCCGACCGCGCCTGGTTCGACGAGGCGGTGCTGCTGACCATCAACGACGCCACCGCCCGGCAGAATGCGCTGATGACCGGCGAGGTCGATGTCATCAACTCGCCCGACCTCGCCACCCTGCACCTGTTGCAGCGCCGGCCCGGCCTGCAACTGGTCGAGGTGACGGGAACTGCGCATTACACCATGCCGATGTTCTGCGACCAGGCGCCCTTTACCGATCCGAACCTGCGGCTGGCGCTGAAATACGCTATCGACCGGCAGGAGGTGCTGGACAAGGTGCTGCGCGGCCATGGCCAGATCGCCAATGACAGCCCGATCGCGCCGGCGAACCGCTTCTTTGCCGCCGACCTGCCGCAGCGGGCCTATGACCCTGACAAGGCGAAACATTACCTGAAACAGGCCGGCATGGAGGGGCTGAAGGTCGAGATTTCCGCCTCGGACGCGGCCTCGGTCGGGGCGCTCGACATGGTGCAGCTGTTCCAGCAATCGGCCAAGGCGGCCGGGATCGAGCTGACCGTCAAGCGCGAGCCGGACGACGGCTATTGGTCCAATGTCTGGCTGAAGAAGCCCTTCTGCGTCAGCTACTGGAACGGCCGCCCGACCGAGGACGACATGTTCAGCCTGGTCTATGCCCGGGGCGCCGAGTGGAACGAGAGCCACTGGGACAACGAACGCTTCAACGAGTTGCTGCTGAAGGCGCGGGCCGAGCTGGACGACAGCCTGCGCGCCGAGATGTATCGCGAGATGCAGGGGCTGGTCTCCGAGGACGGCGGCACCATCATCCCGATCTTCGTGAACTATATCGACGTGGCCAATGACAAGGTGGCGCATGGCGAGGTGGCGTCGAACCGCTTCCTCGACGGCTGGAAGATCGTGGAACGGTGGTGGCAGGCATGA